A genomic window from Fibrobacterota bacterium includes:
- a CDS encoding DUF4403 family protein: MSTRLPTIQNLSASCKALAAFLALFSVAFTGCAGSKPGQEGPPPPPPVPLIAPISEPPTSTLRIPVEIDLDFVRDRIMKSLPKPLSQQVVQKKVQVSSLPFAPELGVEFRHRAEVESIDLRMDGSQFQATTRINFAVGGSVVATHLDLGVGSCGEKIGEPPPTLEVTVKGRFAWGNDAKILFAASPLEVRWIRPCNLTAFKVRLEDIMDLPMVRNQIQTAINQAIDQIPDQIRIRPMAEMAWREMEKPRSVLPGVWLVVRPETLSLGPISGTGKRISTSITLRAKPALTDSVKATDTLRRLPPIRVERPGDGLFHLEAQAFMPLSMVDSLLTANLSAKTFQASGRDIHISKATLYGGGDKAVLGVTLDKPFEGTIFLKGRPEFDTVTQSVRLADVDFDLDTKSFLVKSAGYLAHGTIQEAIAKAATVDMAQILPKVSDLRFPIGDLGTVQVGLHSLQPVGISLDQGRLQAWLRTDGKVQVTVGTCVNPCAPR; the protein is encoded by the coding sequence ATGAGTACCCGTCTGCCAACGATCCAAAACCTCTCCGCTTCCTGCAAGGCGCTAGCTGCCTTTCTTGCACTCTTTTCGGTGGCCTTCACCGGCTGCGCGGGCTCCAAGCCCGGTCAGGAAGGGCCTCCTCCTCCGCCGCCGGTGCCGCTGATCGCGCCGATCAGCGAGCCTCCCACCTCCACGTTGCGGATTCCCGTGGAGATCGATTTGGATTTCGTGCGCGACCGCATCATGAAGAGCCTCCCCAAGCCGCTCTCGCAGCAGGTGGTCCAGAAAAAGGTCCAGGTGTCGAGTTTGCCCTTCGCGCCGGAATTGGGCGTCGAATTCCGACATCGCGCGGAAGTGGAAAGCATCGATCTGCGCATGGATGGAAGCCAGTTCCAGGCCACCACCCGGATCAATTTCGCTGTGGGTGGGTCCGTGGTCGCCACGCACCTGGATCTTGGTGTGGGGTCTTGTGGAGAGAAGATCGGTGAGCCGCCTCCCACCCTGGAGGTGACCGTCAAGGGGCGTTTCGCCTGGGGCAACGACGCCAAGATCCTGTTTGCGGCTTCTCCCTTGGAAGTTCGCTGGATCCGTCCCTGCAACCTCACCGCCTTCAAGGTGCGGCTGGAAGACATCATGGATCTCCCGATGGTCCGAAACCAGATCCAAACCGCGATCAACCAGGCGATCGATCAGATCCCGGATCAGATCCGCATCCGCCCGATGGCCGAAATGGCCTGGCGGGAAATGGAAAAGCCGCGCTCGGTCCTTCCGGGAGTGTGGCTGGTGGTGCGGCCAGAAACCCTTTCCCTCGGTCCGATCTCCGGCACGGGCAAGCGCATCAGCACCTCGATCACCTTGCGGGCCAAACCCGCCCTGACCGACTCGGTGAAAGCAACCGACACGTTGCGTCGTTTGCCGCCCATTCGCGTGGAGCGTCCGGGGGACGGCCTGTTCCATCTGGAAGCCCAAGCTTTCATGCCGTTGTCCATGGTGGACAGCCTGTTGACCGCGAACCTTTCCGCCAAGACCTTCCAGGCCAGCGGACGGGACATCCATATCTCCAAGGCGACCCTCTACGGAGGTGGCGACAAGGCGGTGTTGGGCGTGACGCTGGACAAACCCTTCGAGGGGACCATCTTCCTCAAGGGGCGGCCAGAATTTGACACCGTCACCCAGAGCGTACGGTTGGCCGATGTGGATTTCGACTTGGACACCAAGTCCTTCCTGGTGAAATCGGCGGGTTACCTGGCCCACGGCACCATCCAGGAAGCCATCGCCAAAGCGGCGACGGTGGACATGGCCCAGATCCTCCCGAAGGTTTCCGATCTGCGTTTCCCCATCGGAGATCTAGGAACGGTCCAGGTGGGCTTGCATTCGCTCCAACCGGTGGGCATCTCGCTGGACCAGGGCCGGCTGCAGGCGTGGCTGCGCACCGACGGCAAGGTGCAGGTCACGGTGGGCACCTGCGTGAACCCTTGCGCGCCTAGGTAG